Proteins co-encoded in one Klebsiella michiganensis genomic window:
- a CDS encoding acetolactate synthase gives MNNKKPLRQWAHGADMVVSQLEAQGVKHVFGIPGAKIDKVFDSLNDSPIELIPVRHEANAAFMAAAVGRITGKAGVALVTSGPGCSNLITGMATANSEGDPVVALGGAVKRSDKAKLVHQSMDTVAMFSPVTKYSVEVPSSDAIAEVVSNAFRAAEHGRPGSAFVSLPQDISDGPATGNILPANGSVKAGAAPDAAIEEVAKLIAQAKNPVFLLGLMASQAENSAALFHVLEKSHIPVTSTYQAAGAVNQQHFARFAGRVGLFNNQAGDRLLQLADLVVCIGYSPVEYEPAMWNTGDATLVHIDVLPAYEERNYVPDVELVGDIASTLDKLTARIEKPLILSPRASEILVDRQHQRELLSRRGAQLNQFALHPLRIVRAMQDIVNDDVTLTVDMGSFHIWIARYLYSFRARQLMISNGQQTMGVALPWAIGAWLVNPGRKVVSVSGDGGFLQSSMELETAVRLGANVLHIIWVDNAYNMVAIQEEKKYQRLSGVNFGPVDFKAYADAFGARGFAVESAEALEPTLRAAMDVNGPAVVAIPVDYSDNHLLMSQLHLSQIL, from the coding sequence ATGAATAATAAAAAACCTTTGCGTCAGTGGGCGCACGGCGCTGACATGGTGGTGAGCCAGCTTGAAGCGCAGGGCGTGAAGCACGTCTTTGGGATCCCTGGGGCGAAAATCGATAAGGTCTTCGACTCCCTGAACGATTCGCCGATTGAACTTATTCCGGTTCGCCACGAAGCCAATGCCGCCTTTATGGCTGCGGCAGTGGGGCGCATCACCGGGAAAGCGGGCGTGGCGCTGGTCACCTCCGGCCCCGGCTGTTCGAATCTGATAACCGGTATGGCCACCGCCAACAGCGAAGGCGACCCGGTTGTGGCGCTGGGCGGGGCGGTAAAGCGCTCGGATAAAGCCAAACTGGTACACCAAAGCATGGACACCGTGGCAATGTTTAGCCCGGTGACGAAATACTCGGTAGAAGTCCCTTCATCGGATGCCATTGCTGAGGTGGTTTCAAACGCTTTCCGCGCCGCCGAACATGGCCGCCCCGGTAGCGCCTTTGTCAGCCTGCCGCAGGACATCAGCGACGGCCCGGCAACCGGGAATATTTTACCTGCCAACGGTTCGGTTAAAGCCGGTGCCGCCCCGGATGCCGCCATTGAGGAAGTGGCGAAGTTAATCGCCCAGGCGAAAAATCCTGTTTTCCTGCTCGGATTGATGGCCAGCCAGGCGGAAAACAGCGCCGCGCTATTCCATGTGCTGGAAAAAAGCCATATCCCGGTCACCAGCACCTATCAGGCCGCTGGGGCGGTGAATCAGCAGCACTTTGCTCGTTTTGCCGGGCGCGTGGGGCTGTTTAACAACCAGGCCGGTGACCGCCTGTTGCAGCTTGCGGACCTGGTTGTCTGCATCGGCTACAGCCCGGTGGAGTACGAGCCGGCGATGTGGAATACCGGCGATGCCACGCTGGTGCATATCGACGTGCTGCCCGCCTATGAAGAACGTAACTACGTGCCGGACGTCGAGCTGGTGGGCGATATTGCCAGCACGCTGGACAAGCTCACTGCCCGGATTGAAAAGCCGCTGATCCTAAGCCCGCGTGCGTCCGAAATCCTTGTGGACAGGCAGCATCAGCGTGAGCTGTTGAGCCGCCGGGGCGCACAGCTGAACCAGTTTGCACTGCACCCGCTGCGTATCGTCCGGGCGATGCAGGACATCGTGAACGACGACGTAACCCTCACCGTTGATATGGGCAGTTTTCATATCTGGATTGCCCGTTACCTTTACAGCTTCCGCGCACGTCAATTGATGATTTCCAACGGCCAGCAAACCATGGGCGTAGCGCTGCCGTGGGCAATTGGCGCCTGGCTGGTGAACCCGGGGCGTAAAGTGGTTTCCGTTTCCGGTGACGGCGGGTTTCTGCAGTCCAGCATGGAGCTGGAAACGGCGGTACGCCTCGGCGCTAACGTGCTGCACATCATTTGGGTGGATAACGCCTACAACATGGTGGCGATTCAGGAAGAGAAAAAATACCAGCGCCTGTCCGGCGTTAACTTTGGGCCGGTGGACTTCAAGGCTTACGCGGACGCCTTCGGTGCCAGAGGGTTCGCCGTGGAAAGTGCGGAAGCGCTGGAACCGACTTTACGCGCCGCCATGGACGTTAATGGCCCGGCGGTGGTCGCTATTCCGGTTGATTACAGCGACAACCATCTGTTGATGAGTCAGCTGCATCTCAGCCAAATTCTTTAA
- a CDS encoding acetoin reductase → MKKVALVTGAGQGIGKAIALRLAKDGFAVAVADYNAKTAKEVADEINRNGGRALEVTADVSDRDQVFAAVEAARKGLGGFDVIVNNAGVAPSTPIEDITPEIVDKVYNINVKGVIWGIQAAVKAFKAEGHGGKIINACSQAGHVGNPELAVYSSSKFAVRGLTQTAARDLAPLGITVNGYCPGIVKTPMWAEIDRQVSEAAGKPLGYGTAEFAKRITLGRLSEPEDVAACVSYLASADSDYMTGQSLLIDGGMVFN, encoded by the coding sequence ATGAAAAAAGTAGCACTGGTTACCGGTGCCGGTCAGGGGATCGGTAAAGCAATCGCGCTGCGTCTGGCTAAAGACGGTTTTGCCGTCGCCGTGGCCGACTATAACGCCAAAACCGCAAAAGAAGTGGCGGACGAAATTAACCGCAACGGCGGCCGCGCGCTGGAAGTGACCGCGGACGTCTCCGACCGCGATCAGGTGTTTGCCGCCGTTGAGGCTGCCCGCAAAGGATTGGGCGGTTTTGATGTCATCGTTAATAACGCGGGCGTCGCCCCGTCCACGCCAATTGAGGACATCACCCCGGAAATCGTCGACAAGGTCTACAACATCAACGTTAAAGGGGTGATTTGGGGCATACAGGCAGCGGTTAAAGCCTTTAAAGCCGAAGGCCACGGCGGGAAAATCATCAACGCCTGCTCCCAGGCCGGCCACGTAGGTAACCCGGAGCTGGCGGTTTATAGCTCCAGCAAGTTTGCCGTTCGCGGCCTGACCCAAACCGCCGCACGCGATCTGGCCCCGCTGGGTATCACCGTGAACGGTTACTGCCCGGGGATCGTGAAAACCCCGATGTGGGCCGAAATCGACCGCCAGGTGTCCGAAGCCGCAGGCAAACCGCTGGGCTATGGCACCGCCGAGTTCGCCAAACGCATCACCCTGGGCCGTCTTTCCGAGCCGGAAGATGTGGCCGCCTGTGTGTCTTACCTGGCAAGCGCGGACTCCGACTATATGACCGGCCAGTCGCTGCTTATCGACGGTGGGATGGTCTTTAATTAA
- a CDS encoding potassium transporter Kup: MTNQPQTDGAEASGTTPHKFILAGSALGVVFGDIGTSPLYTLKTVLLLSGNDPTPPVILGLLSLIIWTLILITSVKYAMFAMRIDNHGEGGIMALMSLLVARDKGSRWVVLAALLGAALIYGDGAITPAISVLSAIEGLNIILPEAETWVLPIAVTILGLLFAVQPFGTAKIGKVFGPIMALWFITIAGLGVWGIAQHPAVLLAINPWYGLQFLVSNGFVSFMVLGGVFLCVTGAEALYADMGHFGKKPIWMAWYGVVFPSLLLNYAGQSALILSGADITQNIFFRLCPPALLIPLVILATLATIIASQAIITGAFSMTRQAIQLGWLPRLRIRQTAAESYGQIYIGVINWLLMGVTVFLTVFFKSSENLAAAYGIAVSLTMLMTSGLLYVAMRHIWQWRRLTSALVAGGFLIVDTCFLIANLIKVLEGGYIPLLLAAVVCTTMLVWHRGAAAASNAVNEKVIDVNTFFAALKERGVPRVQGSAVFLTKTRNGIPPVMRWHVARNHALQEQVLSLTISIMNVPRVPAGERLVIVEQAPNYWRGIAQYGFMERPHIPELMARLGEMACAFRVEDVTYYLGHETIVAREDGHGMPAWQRKSFAFMVRNATHVTHYYRLPSDSVVEISRRIAI; this comes from the coding sequence ATGACAAACCAGCCGCAGACGGACGGCGCGGAAGCCTCCGGGACAACGCCGCATAAATTTATCCTTGCCGGAAGCGCCCTTGGCGTGGTGTTCGGCGATATCGGCACCAGCCCGCTTTATACTCTGAAAACGGTGCTGCTGTTATCCGGCAACGATCCGACTCCGCCGGTTATTCTGGGGCTGCTGTCGCTGATTATCTGGACGCTTATCCTTATCACCTCGGTGAAGTACGCGATGTTTGCAATGCGTATCGACAACCACGGCGAGGGCGGCATTATGGCGCTGATGTCGCTGTTGGTGGCCAGGGACAAAGGCTCGCGTTGGGTGGTGCTGGCGGCGTTACTGGGCGCGGCGCTGATCTATGGTGACGGGGCGATTACCCCCGCAATTTCGGTGCTGTCTGCCATTGAAGGGCTGAATATTATCCTGCCGGAGGCCGAAACCTGGGTGCTGCCGATTGCGGTCACGATTCTGGGGCTGCTATTTGCGGTACAGCCTTTCGGCACGGCTAAGATAGGTAAAGTGTTCGGGCCGATTATGGCGCTGTGGTTTATTACCATCGCCGGGCTTGGCGTTTGGGGCATTGCGCAACATCCAGCCGTGCTGCTGGCCATCAACCCCTGGTACGGCCTGCAGTTTCTCGTTTCCAATGGTTTTGTCAGTTTTATGGTGCTGGGCGGCGTGTTTCTGTGCGTCACCGGGGCAGAAGCGCTGTATGCCGACATGGGGCATTTCGGTAAAAAGCCTATCTGGATGGCGTGGTACGGCGTGGTCTTCCCGAGCTTGCTGCTTAACTATGCGGGGCAATCGGCGCTGATCCTTTCCGGGGCCGATATCACCCAGAATATCTTCTTCCGCCTTTGTCCGCCGGCGCTGCTGATCCCGCTGGTGATCCTTGCCACGCTTGCCACAATTATTGCCAGTCAGGCTATTATCACCGGCGCATTTTCAATGACCAGACAGGCAATACAGCTGGGTTGGCTGCCGCGCCTGCGCATCCGCCAGACGGCGGCGGAAAGCTACGGGCAAATCTACATCGGCGTGATTAACTGGCTGCTGATGGGCGTCACGGTATTCCTGACGGTGTTCTTTAAGTCCTCCGAGAACCTGGCGGCGGCCTACGGGATTGCGGTGTCTCTGACCATGCTGATGACCTCCGGGTTGCTGTACGTGGCGATGCGCCATATCTGGCAGTGGCGGCGGTTGACCAGTGCGCTGGTGGCGGGGGGCTTTTTGATAGTCGATACCTGCTTCCTGATAGCTAACCTGATCAAGGTGCTGGAAGGCGGCTATATTCCGCTGCTGCTGGCTGCCGTGGTCTGCACCACGATGCTGGTCTGGCACCGTGGAGCGGCGGCCGCGTCCAACGCGGTGAACGAAAAAGTTATCGATGTGAATACCTTCTTCGCCGCGCTGAAAGAGCGGGGCGTTCCTCGCGTGCAGGGCTCGGCGGTGTTTCTGACCAAAACGCGCAATGGTATTCCGCCGGTTATGCGGTGGCATGTGGCACGTAACCACGCGCTGCAGGAGCAGGTGCTTTCGCTGACTATTTCAATCATGAACGTGCCGCGCGTCCCGGCCGGAGAAAGGCTGGTTATCGTGGAACAGGCGCCGAATTACTGGCGCGGTATCGCCCAGTACGGCTTTATGGAAAGGCCACACATTCCTGAACTGATGGCGAGATTGGGAGAGATGGCGTGTGCCTTCCGCGTGGAGGACGTGACTTATTACCTGGGCCATGAAACCATCGTAGCCCGTGAGGACGGACATGGCATGCCGGCCTGGCAACGTAAGAGCTTCGCATTTATGGTGAGAAACGCCACGCATGTGACGCACTATTACCGCCTGCCGAGCGACAGCGTGGTAGAGATCAGCCGGCGGATAGCAATTTAG
- a CDS encoding TetR-family transcriptional regulator, whose translation MKEAPDTLRSKILSGAIELFIEKGIEKVTTRELTERVGISRSHIYHYFSDWQTLCVEAMTAFLMADLHRFIDETDRFSPEDKLQRLIHTYLPHAPDAVWQLYGALWHQAAHSGVWAELALVMTQKWEKVLADIVDDGIAAGVFKAVDAARTTRQFSALLNGYADKQLVAAAPADRQLALDDIDSFIRLVLRAG comes from the coding sequence ATGAAAGAAGCACCGGACACGCTAAGAAGCAAAATCCTGAGCGGGGCCATTGAGCTGTTCATTGAGAAAGGCATTGAGAAGGTCACCACCCGCGAACTCACCGAGCGGGTGGGCATCTCGCGCAGCCACATTTATCACTACTTTAGCGACTGGCAAACGCTTTGCGTTGAAGCCATGACGGCGTTTTTGATGGCCGATCTACACAGGTTTATCGACGAAACCGACAGGTTTTCCCCGGAAGATAAGCTACAGCGCTTGATCCACACGTATCTCCCTCACGCGCCCGACGCTGTCTGGCAGCTTTACGGCGCGCTCTGGCACCAGGCGGCGCACAGCGGCGTATGGGCAGAGCTTGCTCTGGTTATGACGCAGAAGTGGGAAAAGGTGCTGGCCGATATTGTCGATGACGGCATTGCGGCCGGCGTGTTTAAAGCGGTGGATGCCGCCAGAACCACGCGCCAGTTCAGCGCCCTGTTAAACGGTTATGCCGACAAACAGCTGGTCGCCGCAGCGCCCGCCGACAGGCAGTTGGCGCTGGACGATATCGACAGTTTTATTCGCCTGGTCCTGCGCGCAGGCTAA
- a CDS encoding MFS transporter produces the protein MRFTNRWLILAILTSTLFLIIIDMTVLYTALPRLTQALNATASEKLWIINAYPLVAAGLLPGAGMLSDRLGHKLLFMSGLPVFGIASLCAAYSPTAELLIASRVFLAIGATMMMPATLAIVRQVFTNERERALAIGIWSAVASAAAALGPVIGGVLLEYFWWGSVFLINVPVVLLVIVFAWFLIPRDAGNASRPCDFTASLLIMFGLVGVIYALKELSKMDASPLTVAGSLLAGVVFLTLFVRRQQRAEHPMIDFSLFRNRMFASGIGVAIITMIALTGIELVLTQRLQLVLGLTPLLAGLSILPIPVGSALASPLAGIVLPRWGGAKLMVFGLLVTAMGMTGMALLADYSLAPQLAALFVIGLGLGVAFTAASTSIMLNAPEEKAGMVAAIEDVSWEMGGVLGVTLLGGLMTAIYSASLVLPDGLAVGNSAYDSLDEALHLAGSMSTASAALLKELARNAFSHAYLTVVICAAVLVALSTVILKYVLRQPEKLSSQSVKN, from the coding sequence ATGCGCTTCACTAACCGCTGGCTGATTCTGGCGATCCTGACCAGCACCCTTTTCCTGATCATTATTGATATGACGGTGCTCTACACCGCGCTGCCGAGGCTCACCCAGGCTTTAAACGCTACGGCATCTGAAAAACTGTGGATCATTAACGCCTATCCGCTTGTGGCGGCTGGCCTGCTTCCCGGGGCGGGTATGCTGAGTGACCGCCTTGGCCACAAGCTGCTGTTTATGTCCGGACTGCCCGTTTTCGGCATCGCCTCGCTCTGCGCGGCATACTCCCCCACGGCTGAGTTGCTGATCGCTTCGCGCGTGTTTCTGGCTATCGGCGCAACCATGATGATGCCGGCCACGCTTGCCATCGTGCGCCAGGTCTTTACCAACGAGCGCGAGCGGGCGCTGGCCATCGGCATCTGGTCTGCCGTCGCTTCTGCCGCCGCCGCACTTGGCCCGGTTATCGGCGGCGTGCTGCTGGAATACTTCTGGTGGGGCTCGGTCTTCCTGATTAACGTGCCGGTGGTATTACTGGTGATCGTCTTTGCATGGTTCCTGATCCCGCGTGATGCCGGGAACGCCAGCCGCCCTTGCGATTTCACCGCCTCGCTGCTGATTATGTTTGGCCTTGTAGGCGTGATTTACGCGCTCAAGGAACTCAGCAAGATGGACGCCTCGCCGCTAACCGTGGCCGGTTCTTTGCTGGCTGGCGTGGTGTTTTTAACGCTGTTTGTCCGCCGCCAACAGCGGGCTGAACATCCGATGATCGATTTTTCGCTGTTCCGCAACCGCATGTTCGCCAGCGGGATCGGCGTCGCCATCATCACCATGATCGCGCTCACCGGCATTGAGCTGGTGCTGACCCAGCGCCTCCAGCTTGTTCTGGGCCTGACGCCGCTTTTAGCCGGGCTGTCAATTCTGCCTATCCCGGTTGGTTCGGCTCTCGCTTCACCGCTGGCGGGTATCGTGCTGCCGCGCTGGGGCGGTGCAAAACTCATGGTCTTCGGCCTGCTGGTGACAGCCATGGGCATGACGGGCATGGCTTTGCTGGCCGATTACAGCCTGGCACCGCAGCTCGCCGCGCTGTTTGTTATCGGGCTTGGGCTGGGCGTGGCGTTCACCGCCGCCTCAACATCCATCATGCTTAATGCCCCGGAGGAAAAAGCCGGGATGGTTGCCGCGATTGAGGACGTTTCCTGGGAAATGGGCGGCGTGCTCGGCGTCACGTTGCTGGGCGGTCTGATGACCGCCATCTACAGCGCAAGTCTGGTGCTGCCAGATGGCCTGGCCGTGGGAAACAGCGCTTACGACAGCCTGGATGAAGCGCTGCATCTTGCAGGATCGATGAGCACAGCCAGCGCCGCACTGTTGAAAGAACTGGCGCGGAACGCCTTTAGCCACGCTTATCTGACGGTGGTTATCTGTGCCGCCGTCCTGGTCGCCCTCAGCACCGTGATATTGAAATATGTGCTGCGCCAGCCGGAAAAGCTGTCCAGCCAGAGTGTTAAAAACTGA
- a CDS encoding phospholipase: protein MKKLIVMLHGVGSSGADLEGLGLFVQQVMPEVLFASPNGSEPFDGGGDAWQWFSLDGVTAENRPQRIVEARAAFDVKLQAIFKQHDVTPGKDRVILLGFSQGSIMALDVLATSRFPLAGVVAFSGRLASPKPYHVAADASALLIHGMADQVIPWSESEAAAAALTEAGAEVETLFEPGVVHTISADGVSQALGYIAERFELDPE, encoded by the coding sequence ATGAAAAAACTGATCGTGATGTTACATGGCGTGGGTAGCTCCGGGGCCGATCTGGAAGGGCTGGGGTTATTCGTGCAGCAGGTGATGCCGGAGGTGTTATTTGCTTCCCCGAACGGCAGCGAGCCTTTTGACGGCGGCGGCGATGCCTGGCAGTGGTTCAGCCTGGACGGCGTGACCGCAGAAAACCGCCCGCAGCGTATTGTTGAGGCCCGCGCTGCGTTTGATGTGAAGCTGCAGGCTATTTTTAAGCAGCATGACGTGACGCCGGGTAAAGATCGGGTGATCCTGCTGGGCTTCTCTCAGGGGTCTATCATGGCCCTGGACGTTCTGGCGACTTCCCGTTTCCCACTGGCGGGCGTGGTTGCGTTTTCCGGGCGTCTTGCTTCACCAAAACCGTATCACGTCGCGGCAGATGCGTCGGCGCTGCTGATCCATGGCATGGCCGATCAGGTGATTCCGTGGTCTGAGAGTGAAGCTGCTGCTGCGGCGCTAACTGAAGCAGGGGCGGAGGTCGAAACGCTGTTTGAACCCGGCGTGGTGCATACCATCAGCGCGGATGGTGTGTCTCAGGCGTTGGGGTATATTGCGGAGCGTTTTGAGTTAGATCCGGAGTGA
- the tqsA gene encoding pheromone autoinducer 2 transporter (transport of quorum-sensing signal; mutations in this gene alters the transport of the quorum-sensing signal autoinducer 2 (AI-2) which affects expression of a large number of genes): protein MAKPIITLKALKAVIMLGMLVIILVGIKAAADIIVPFILALFIAVILNPLIRRLEQLRVPRVPAISLVIIVIILSMVLLLAYLGTSLNELARTLPQYRSSLVVPLKTLEPWLQRAGISVSVDELMKYVDPNALMTLVTGLLTQLSNAMTSIFLLLLTVVFMLIEVPQLPRKLQQLMARPEEGMGAIQRALDSVSHYLVLKTAISIVTGLVVWGMLAALDVRFAFIWGLLAFALNYIPNIGSVLAAIPPVVQVLVFNGLYEALIVVAGYLLINLVFGNILEPRMMGRGLGLSTLVVFLSLIFWGWLLGPVGMLLSVPLTIAVKIALEQTEGGKSIAVLLSDMSKP, encoded by the coding sequence ATGGCGAAACCAATTATTACCCTTAAAGCGCTGAAAGCCGTGATTATGCTGGGCATGCTGGTCATTATTCTGGTGGGCATTAAAGCGGCGGCCGATATCATCGTGCCTTTTATTCTGGCGCTGTTTATTGCCGTTATTCTCAACCCACTGATTCGCCGCCTCGAGCAACTGCGGGTGCCGCGCGTGCCGGCCATCAGTTTGGTGATTATCGTGATTATCCTGAGCATGGTGCTATTGCTGGCCTATCTCGGCACTTCGCTAAACGAGCTGGCGCGCACCCTGCCGCAGTATCGATCTTCATTGGTGGTGCCGCTAAAAACCCTTGAACCCTGGCTGCAGCGCGCGGGGATATCCGTTTCTGTCGATGAGTTAATGAAGTATGTCGATCCTAACGCCCTGATGACGCTGGTAACCGGCCTGCTGACGCAGCTTTCCAACGCGATGACCTCTATCTTTTTACTGCTGCTGACCGTGGTGTTTATGCTCATTGAGGTCCCTCAACTGCCGCGCAAACTGCAGCAGTTAATGGCTCGCCCGGAAGAAGGTATGGGCGCCATTCAGCGCGCCCTGGACAGCGTCAGTCATTATTTGGTGCTAAAAACGGCCATCAGCATTGTGACCGGGCTGGTTGTTTGGGGCATGCTCGCCGCGCTGGACGTTCGCTTCGCTTTTATCTGGGGACTGCTGGCCTTCGCCCTGAATTATATTCCAAACATCGGCTCAGTGTTGGCGGCTATCCCGCCGGTGGTACAGGTCCTGGTGTTTAACGGGCTGTATGAAGCCCTGATTGTCGTGGCAGGTTATCTGCTGATTAATCTGGTGTTCGGCAATATTCTGGAGCCGCGCATGATGGGCCGCGGGCTTGGGCTCTCAACGCTGGTCGTGTTCCTGTCGCTCATCTTCTGGGGCTGGCTGCTCGGCCCGGTTGGGATGCTGTTGTCTGTCCCACTGACAATTGCGGTGAAAATTGCCCTGGAGCAAACGGAAGGCGGGAAGAGTATTGCGGTGCTGCTGAGTGATATGAGCAAGCCCTGA
- a CDS encoding multidrug transporter (with MdtI is involved in resistance to deoxycholate, nalidixic acid, fosfomycin, and SDS) — protein MIYWILLGLAIVAEITGTLSMKWSSVNENNMGYIFMLVMIAVSYIFLAFSVKKIALGVAYAMWEGIGILFITLFSVLLFDESISPLKILGLTTLVIGIALIKSGTRDKKSRPVMSEKGDHHAVV, from the coding sequence ATGATTTACTGGATTTTATTAGGTTTAGCCATCGTCGCCGAAATCACCGGTACTTTGTCAATGAAATGGTCAAGCGTTAACGAAAATAACATGGGTTATATTTTCATGCTGGTCATGATTGCAGTTTCCTATATTTTCCTGGCGTTTTCGGTTAAAAAAATTGCCCTTGGTGTGGCGTATGCCATGTGGGAAGGGATCGGTATTCTGTTTATTACACTCTTCAGCGTGTTGTTGTTTGATGAGTCCATTTCACCGCTAAAAATACTCGGCCTGACCACGCTGGTTATCGGTATTGCGCTGATTAAATCGGGTACGCGAGATAAAAAATCACGCCCGGTGATGTCAGAGAAAGGAGATCATCATGCCGTCGTTTGA
- a CDS encoding multidrug transporter (with MdtJ is involved in resistance to deoxycholate, nalidixic acid, fosfomycin, and SDS), with protein sequence MPSFEWVHALWLALAIVLEIVANIFLKKSDGFHRPVYGVLSLLAVLAAFSALAQAVKGIELSVAYALWGGFGIAATVAAGWILFGQRLNRRGWIGISLLLVGMIIIKIA encoded by the coding sequence ATGCCGTCGTTTGAGTGGGTACACGCGCTGTGGCTAGCGTTAGCCATTGTCCTGGAAATTGTCGCTAATATTTTTTTAAAAAAATCCGATGGTTTCCACCGGCCGGTATACGGCGTATTGTCTCTGCTGGCCGTCCTCGCCGCATTTAGTGCGCTTGCTCAGGCGGTTAAAGGTATTGAATTATCCGTAGCCTATGCGCTGTGGGGCGGGTTCGGTATCGCTGCCACCGTGGCCGCGGGCTGGATACTGTTCGGACAGCGTCTCAACCGCAGAGGCTGGATTGGCATTAGCCTGTTGCTGGTGGGGATGATTATTATCAAAATTGCCTGA